One Setaria viridis chromosome 5, Setaria_viridis_v4.0, whole genome shotgun sequence genomic region harbors:
- the LOC117858931 gene encoding uncharacterized protein, which produces MGQDAGLKREDHSRLGTGPGISQTSCCVNEENESRNRRYHQLKCSDSNSGELSLDYVPNFHCRSLPTRSRKTSTEQSIVGKRGSMYQSSSEISRIRKIQEGRRKIDSAFGGDAFLLFDIVDASSRPSTSGAYLHSHRNQRSGAKSSVETTHRINRASKDFLDLSFRELPDDNFKLDRPRLDSTMLKNDGGDGFLEISFEKEITDGGPCRGAAPYLLDVESGKCTETDYQLKTSGCPSENNHGERGRDSASSSKSMSEKISSSDDTCRSGSVQHHIIENNTKARSSPFKKMLDPIMKSKSRRSPSLAEKGDPNSITGPGSRKNSMSRKSLLGDFSRTEQASSCQPIGETQRITSALSPAHLQAVLRLDSKNGVQVSEFCVEGLEESISARNWKTGDELNSIYTLHSGGKRSSAAGRISKDGGWNLPPIVGQLQVSSYLCSEVGKDGMVNNSVITEFVSYDIAHARRIVEKTQCTEAPQQPLCSAIDKSMSGESPQMINLMDQHKIGRNNSDVSTSCPWSEEDLYPHLEIAATVIEVPFSKDKSKDMKNGSSPCSVKVVTPTGLHGLPSESGASPSPLLDRWRYGGGCDCGGWDMACPIDVLGNAYDDNWAESITTNAKHPMELFVEGSKEELPALSMKANGKGQFLVDFHARLSALQAFSVCISLLHCSEASIAISIEKGKHKLYSNSLKLLLEEDVRHLIEAVTAEEKKQQKKSRRRKAPPSVVLDPPFSPIGRV; this is translated from the exons ATGGGGCAAGATGCTGGCTTGAAACGTGAGGATCATTCTAGATTGGGAACAGGTCCCGGAATTTCGCAGACCTCTTGCTGTGTTAATGAAGAAAATGAGAGTCGAAACAGAAGATACCATCAGTTGAAATGCTCAGATAGCAACTCAGGGGAGTTAAGTCTGGACTACGTCCCAAATTTCCACTGCAGGAGCTTGCCAACAAGAAGCCGCAAGACAAGCACAGAACAAAGCATTGTGGGGAAGCGTGGTTCTATGTACCAGAGCTCTAGTGAAATTAGCAGAATCAGAAAAATCCAGGAGGGCAGGAGGAAAATAGACTCTGCATTTGGTGGGGATGCGTTTCTGTTGTTTGATATTGTCGATGCATCCTCTCGGCCTAGCACAAGTGGAGCTTATCTTCACTCCCACCGAAATCAGAGGTCAGGGGCTAAGTCTTCTGTGGAAACTACTCATAGGATTAATCGGGCATCGAAGGACTTTCTGGACCTTTCATTCCGTGAGCTTCCTGACGATAATTTTAAGCTAGATCGACCACGCTTGGACAGTACCATGTTGAAAAATGATGGAGGCGATGGCTTCTTGGAGATTTCTTTTGAGAAAGAGATCACAGACGGTGGCCCCTGCAGAGGTGCAGCTCCTTACTTGCTAGATGTTGAGTCAGGTAAATGTACCGAAACAGATTACCAACTCAAGACCAGTGGATGTCCCAGTGAGAATAACCATGGTGAGAGGGGGAGAGATTCAGCAAGCAGTTCCAAATCAATGTCGGAGAAAATAAGCTCTTCTGATGATACTTGCCGATCTGGCAGTGTTCAGCATCATATCATAGAGAACAACACTAAAGCTCGATCAAGCCccttcaagaagatgttggaccCAATCATGAAGTCCAAATCTCGTAGGAGCCCATCTCTTGCTGAAAAGGGAGACCCCAACTCTATAACCGGGCCTGGTAGCAGGAAAAATTCAATGTCCCGCAAATCATTGTTGGGTGATTTTTCAAGAACTGAACAAGCATCTAGTTGCCAGCCGATTGGAGAAACACAGCGTATCACATCTGCTTTGTCACCTGCTCATCTTCAAGCGGTTCTTAGATTGGATTCCAAGAATGGTGTACAGGTTTCTGAATTTTGTGTTGAGGGCCTGGAAGAATCCATTTCCGCCCGGAATTGGAAAACTGGTGATGAGTTGAACTCTATTTACACCTTACATAGTGGTGGAAAACGATCCAGCGCTGCTGGAAGGATCTCCAAAGATGGAGGCTGGAATTTACCCCCAATTGTAGGGCAGCTGCAGGTTTCATCTTATTTATGCTCTGAAGTTGGAAAAGATGGTATGGTGAATAACTCTGTCATTACCGAGTTTGTTTCGTACGATATTGCTCATGCAAGGCGAATTGTTGAGAAGACTCAATGTACAGAGGCCCCTCAACAGCCACTATGCAGTGCCATTGATAAATCGATGTCTGGTGAATCTCCACAGATGATTAATCTGATGGACCAGCACAAGATTGGAAGAAATAACTCGGATGTATCAACATCCTGCCCATGGTCTGAAGAAGATCTTTATCCTCATTTGGAGATTGCAGCAACTGTAATAGAGGTTCCATTTAGTAAGGATAAGTCCAAGGATATGAAGAATGGTTCATCTCCTTGTTCTGTCAAAGTGGTTACACCTACTGGACTGCATGGTTTACCAAGCGAATCAGGAGCCAGCCCATCTCCCTTGCTGGATAGATGGAGGTATGGTGGAGGCTGTGACTGTGGTGGATGGGACATGGCTTGCCCCATTGATGTTCTTGGCAATGCATATGATGATAACTGGGCTGAATCTATAACCACAAATGCGAAACATCCTATGGAGCTCTTCGTTGAG GGTAGCAAAGAAGAGCTCCCTGCCCTTTCCATGAAGGCGAATGGGAAAGGACAGTTTTTGGTGGATTTCCATGCGCGTCTATCAGCATTGCAGGCATTCTCGGTTTGCATTTCTCTGTTGCACTGTTCTGAAGCTTCGATCGCCATCAGTATTGAGAAGGGGAAGCACAAGCTTTATTCCAACTCACTCAAGCTGCTCCTTGAGGAGGATGTGAGGCACCTAATTGAGGCAGTCACCGcagaagagaagaagcaacagaagAAGAGCCGGAGACGAAAGGCACCTCCATCTGTTGTGCTTGACCCGCCTTTTTCTCCCATTGGAAGAGTATAG
- the LOC117855672 gene encoding uncharacterized protein has translation MATAARKVSVPAILLVLSVLSCLLLVHAAAAGNRRALLPREAAGSGVLPTTAEEAAVGAGEPHHHQLADEETDETEAAARRAGLLQTQDYPGSGANSRHDPRNPH, from the exons atggcgacggcggcgaggaaggtgtCGGTCCCGGCCATCCTGCTGGTGCTGTCCGTCCTCTCCTGCCTGCTCCTCGTCCACG cggccgcggcgggcaaCCGGAGGGCTCTGCTGCCGAGGGAGGCGGCCGGTAGTGGCGTCCTGCCGACcacggcggaggaggccgcggtGGGAGCTGGGGAGCCGCATCATCATCAGCTCGCCGACGAGGAGACGGAcgagacggaggcggcggcgaggagggccgGGCTCCTGCAGACGCAGGACTACCCGGGGTCCGGCGCCAACAGCCGCCACGATCCGCGGAACCCGCACTGA
- the LOC117854537 gene encoding uncharacterized protein, whose product MAAAAAAGGEPAWGEEPAARRRPKTKIVCTLGPASRSVEMISRLLRVGMCVARFNFSHGSHEYHQETLDNLRAAMERTGILCAVMLDTKGPEIRTGFLKDAKPVQLKKGQEITISTDYSIKGDEKMISMSYKKLAVDLKPGSVILCADGTITLTVLHCDKEQGLVRCRCENTSMLGERKNVNLPGVIVDLPTLTDKDKEDILKWGVPNKIDMIALSFVRKGSDLVEVRKILGEHAKSIMLMSKVENQEGVANFDDILANSDAFMVARGDLGMEIPIEKIFFAQKVMIFKCNIQGKPVVTATQMLESMIKSPRPTRAEATDVANAVLDGTDCVMLSGETAAGAYPELAVQTMAKICLQAESCVDYGAVFKLIMASAPIPMSPLESLASSAVRTANSARAVLILVLTRGGTTARLVAKYRPSMPILSVVVPELKTDSFDWTCSDEGPARQSLIVRGVIPMLSAANAKAFDSEATEEALGFAIENAKAMGLCNTGESVVALHRIGIASVIKLLTVSRILHDKTNTLKKAPNFHGTNSACSPYVHWHRWAQPAAIVAIAQSSQCCELLLLPPDGENRLLSHWHLPGALAGRVVLQADRAAGRVVAVAAGDLDGWHRLDGLLLGRRRALAPRVALGQLLHQSVEAVAEEVVAQRHAMLGGGGAASGADEEAPAERRQLVALDGDAGGRLQALQLALPDLVQEPQERGDAAPAPRQLVLVPVVDVSAAGLRLAPAAAAAGRAVARAEDGVRPDGARAVRARVHFGQRAAAAAVGRGRAAGGLHLLEEAAVAVRALHLRLALCGPHRHGPTAQMAAAAPTRAPVSSSSSDVVFSGRTSRPNLRAAAVSSAPGWRRREPYPAVSVAAGSGQSAPGTVAVDPKVDTLLDSVKWDSKGLAVAIAQHVDTGAILMQGFANKEALAKTISTRKATFFSRSRSSLWTKGETSMNFINVHDIFLDCDRDSIIYLGKPDGPTCHTGAETCYYTSVYNALQGSKPNEDRQVMTTLYSLEDTISRRQEETVTEGSGKPSWTKKLLLDNQLLCSKIREEAGELIQTLLENEDQSRTASEMADLLYHAMVLLRVKDVKMEEVLEVLRKRFSQSGIEEKANRNKS is encoded by the exons atggcggcggcggcggcggcgggaggcgagcCGGCGTGGGGAGAGGagcccgcggcgcggcgccgccccaAGACCAAGATCGTCTGCACGCTCGGCCCGGCCTCGCGCTCCGTCGAGATGATCTCGCGCCTGCTGCGCGTCGGCATGTGCGTCGCCCGCTTCAACTTCTCCCACGGCTCCCACGAGTACCACCAGGAGACGCTGGACAACCTCCGCGCCGCCATGGAGCGCACCGGGATCCTCTGCGCCGTCATGCTCGACACCAAG GGTCCAGAGATCCGAACTGGATTTTTGAAAGATGCGAAGCCTGTTCAATTGAAGAAGGGTCAAGAAATCACAATTTCCACAGATTATAGCATTAAGGGTGATGAGAAAATGATATCTATGAGCTACAAGAAGCTCGCAGTGGATCTGAAGCCAGGCAGTGTCATATTGTGTGCTGATGGTACCATCACTCTTACTGTGCTTCACTGTGATAAAGAGCAAGGCTTGGTTCGCTGCCGTTGTGAGAACACTTCTATGCTTGGTGAGAGGAAGAATGTTAATCTTCCAGGAGTTATTGTTGATCTCCCAACACTCACTGACAAGGACAAGGAGGATATCCTTAAGTGGGGTGTCCCAAACAAGATCGACATGATTGCCTTGTCATTTGTTCGCAAGGGTTCGGATCTTGTGGAGGTTAGGAAGATACTTGGTGAGCATGCCAAGTCCATAATGCTGATGTCTAAG GTTGAGAATCAAGAGGGAGTAGCTAACTTCGATGATATTCTGGCAAACTCTGATGCTTTTATGGTGGCAAGAGGTGATTTAGGGATGGAAATTCCTATAGAGAAGATATTCTTTGCGCAGAAGGTGATGATTTTCAAGTGCAACATTCAGGGCAAGCCTGTTGTTACTGCCACTCAGATGTTGGAATCTATGATCAAGTCTCCTCGCCCTACTCGAGCAGAAGCAACAGATGTTGCAAATGCAGTGCTTGATGGCACCGACTGTGTCATGCTTAGTGGTGAGACAGCTGCTGGGGCATATCCTGAGCTGGCTGTGCAGACTATGGCCAAGATCTGCTTGCAAGCAGAGTCTTGCGTTGACTATGGTGCTGTTTTCAAATTAATCATGGCCTCAGCTCCAATTCCAATGAGCCCGTTGGAGAGCCTTGCATCATCAGCCGTCCGCACAGCAAACTCTGCCAGGGCGGTGCTTATCTTGGTCCTGACCAGGGGAGGAACAACTGCTAGGCTTGTGGCCAAGTATAGGCCATCCATGCCGATACTGTCTGTCGTAGTTCCTGAACTGAAGACAGACTCCTTCGATTGGACCTGCAGCGACGAGGGACCGGCAAGGCAGAGCCTCATCGTGAGGGGTGTGATCCCGATGCTGAGTGCTGCCAATGCCAAGGCCTTTGACAGTGAAGCCACTGAAGAAGCACTTGGTTTTGCCATTGAAAACGCGAAGGCGATGGGGCTATGCAACACGGGGGAGTCTGTTGTGGCCCTGCACCGGATCGGGATTGCATCCGTCATCAAGCTCTTGACTGTGAGC CGAATATTACATGACAAAACTAACACACTGAAAAAGGCTCCAAATTTCCACGGCACCAACTCGGCATGCTCCCCCTATGTACATTGGCACCGATGGGCTCAGCCAGCAGCAATCGTCGCCATTGCTCAATCCTCCCAGTGCtgcgagctgctgctgctgccgccggacgGCGAGAACAGGCTGTTGAGCCACT GGCATCTCCCGGGCGCGCTCGCCGGGCGCGTAGTCCTCCAGGCAGACCGGGCAGctggccgcgtcgtcgccgtTGCTGCCGGCGATCTCGACGGTTGGCATCGCCTCGACGGCCTCCTTCTTGGCCGGCGGCGTGCCTTGGCGCCCCGCGTCGCCCTCGGCCAGCTGCTGCACCAGAGCGTCGAGGCCGTTGCCGAGGAAGTAGTCGCCCAGCGCCACGCCAtgctcggcggtggcggcgccgccagcgGCGCCGATGAAGAGGCTCCGGCCGAAAGGCGTCAGCTGGTCGCCCTCGatggcgacgccggcggccgcctccaGGCGCTGCAGCTGGCGCTCCCGGACCTCGTGCAGGAGCCGCAGGAACGCGGagacgcggcgccggcgccgcgtcaACTCGTGCTCGTCCCAGTCGTGGACGTCTCCGCCGCCGGGCTCCGGCTggcgccggctgcggcggcggcgggcagagcTGTCGCCCGAGCTGAGGATGGCGTGCGCCCAGATGGAGCTCGGGCGGTCCGCGCCAGGGTACACTTCGGtcaacgcgccgccgccgccgccgtcggccgcggccgcgccgcgggcGGTCTCCATCTCCTCGAGGAAGCCGCTGTGGCAGTGCGGGCACTTCATCTCCGCCTCGCCCTGTGCGGGCCTCACCGCCACG GACCGACGGCACagatggcggcggccgcaccCACTCGCGCCCCcgtatcctcctcctccagcgacGTCGTCTTCAGCGGCAGGACATCCCGCCCCAACCTTCGCGCCGCCGCGGTGTCTTCGGCCccggggtggcggcgcagggagcCGTACCCGGCGGTTTCCGTGGCGGCGGGCTCCGGGCAGTCTGCGCCTGGAACTGTAGCCGTCGACCCTAAG GTTGACACATTACTAGACAGTGTAAAGTGGGACAGCAAAGGGTTGGCTGTTGCTATTGCACAACATGTGGATACTGGAGCCATTCTTATGCAAGGTTTTGCTAACAAAGAAGCCCTTGCAAAAACTATATCAACTAGGAAAGCTACATTCTTTAGCCGCTCGCGGTCTTCCTTGTGGACGAAAGGGGAGACGTCCATGAACTTCATCAATGTGCATGACATTTTCCTGGACTGTGACCGTGATTCT ATAATATACCTTGGAAAGCCAGATGGACCTACCTGCCATACAGGAGCAGAAACCTGTTATTATACTTCAGTTTATAATGCTCTACAAGGTTCGAAG CCCAATGAAGATAGGCAGGTCATGACAACCCTATACTCACTTGAAGATACAATTAGTAGACGGCAGGAGGAGACAGTTACTGAAGGAAGTGGGAAACCATCATGGACGAAAAAATTACTGCTTGATAACCAGCTGCTTTGCTCAAAAATACG TGAAGAAGCAGGTGAACTAATTCAAACACTGCTCGAGAACGAGGACCAATCCCGCACAGCTTCGGAGATGGCTGATCTGCTGTACCATGCAATGGTGCTGCTCAGAGTCAAGGATGTGAAGATGGaagaagtccttgaggtccTGAGGAAGAGATTTTCGCAGTCTGGTATCGAGGAGAAGGCCAATCGCAATAAATCTTAG
- the LOC117858891 gene encoding presenilin-like protein At2g29900 has product MDPAASPASAPAPAAEDPLSAASVLDTLGAEVLAVMSPVSICMALVVLLISLLSPPSSGPAGASPPPVTAATLVYLESPNDTPAQKFLGALLDAAVFVALVAVVTFVLVALYYYRCTGFLKNYMRFSAFFVIFSMGGAIAAAVLRRLAAPLDAPTAFLLLFNGAAVGVLSVFASAVPILVRQGYMVALAVIVAAWLSRLPEWTTWIMLVALALYDLVAVLAPRGPLRMLVELASSRDDELPALVYESRPTVGPATSSSSYASAMGSVEMQTMTDSGRAGGSRYDRVEQDEDASRAVVEMRDLRRGQSNISDMNRSSGSVLQMDNLEREVPVTSTELPSIQGGSSQHAVIQIEQPEEEETAPLVSAASTNNAASDEEQRQSSSSEPPLDFEMFESTRGIKLGLGDFVFYSVLVGRAAMYDLMTVYACYLAIIAGLGCTLILLSICRHALPALPISIMLGVTFYFLTRLLMEPFVVGASTNLVMF; this is encoded by the coding sequence ATGGatcccgccgcctcgccggcgtcggcgccggcgcccgctgCGGAGGATCCCCTAAGCGCCGCCTCCGTGCTCGACACCCTCGGCGCGGAGGTGCTGGCGGTCATGTCCCCGGTCTCGATCTGCATGGCCCTCGTCGTGCTCCTCATCTCCCTcctctcgccgccgtcctccgggCCCGCGGGGGCCTCGCCTCCGCCAGTCACTGCAGCGACGCTCGTCTACCTCGAGTCCCCCAACGACACCCCGGCCCAGAAGTTCCTCGGCGCGCTCCTCGATGCCGCGGTTTTCgtcgccctcgtcgccgtcgttaCCTTCGTCCTCGTCGCGCTCTACTACTACCGCTGCACGGGCTTCCTCAAGAACTACATGCGCTTCTCCGCCTTCTTCGTCATCTTCTCCATGggcggcgccatcgccgccgccgtgctccgccgcctcgcagCCCCGCTCGACGCGCCCACCGCGTTCCTGCTCCTATTCAACGGCGCCGCGGTCGGCGTCCTCTCCGTCTTCGCGTCCGCCGTCCCCATCCTCGTCCGCCAGGGGTACATGGTCGCGCTCGCCGTCATCGTCGCCGCCTGGCTCTCCAGGCTCCCCGAGTGGACCACATGGATCATGCTCGTCGCGCTCGCCCTGTACGACCTCGTCGCCGTGCTCGCGCCGCGGGGACCACTCAGGATGCTTGTGGAGCTGGCATCCTCCAGGGACGACGAGCTCCCAGCGCTCGTCTACGAGTCCCGGCCTACAGTCGGCCCGGCGACAAGCTCTTCCTCTTATGCTTCAGCCATGGGATCGGTGGAGATGCAAACCATGACAGATTCTGGTCGGGCTGGTGGCAGCCGATATGACAGGGTGGAGCAGGATGAAGATGCCAGCCGTGCCGTCGTGGAAATGAGGGATCTCAGAAGAGGCCAATCAAACATTAGTGATATGAACAGATCAAGTGGTTCTGTGCTTCAAATGGATAACCTTGAAAGGGAGGTTCCAGTGACTTCAACAGAGCTGCCATCAATTCAGGGTGGGAGTTCACAGCATGCTGTCATTCAAATTGAACAGCCTGAGGAAGAAGAGACGGCGCCTCTGGTGTCGGCAGCATCTACCAACAATGCAGCTTCGGATGAGGAGCAGAGACAAAGTTCGTCCTCAGAGCCTCCTCTGGATTTTGAGATGTTTGAGTCCACCAGGGGCATCAAGCTGGGCCTTGGTGATTTTGTTTTCTACAGTGTGCTTGTTGGGAGAGCTGCTATGTATGATCTGATGACAGTGTATGCATGCTACCTTGCCATCATTGCTGGGCTTGGCTGCACCCTTATCTTGCTGTCAATATGCCGGCATGCGCTGCCTGCACTTCCAATCTCTATTATGCTGGGAGTGACATTCTACTTCTTGACGCGGTTACTGATGGAGCCATTTGTGGTTGGTGCTTCGACAAACTTGGTGATGTTCTGA
- the LOC117857700 gene encoding glucosidase 2 subunit beta produces MRLLLVAALFLCASAAAASKPPLDTLGIPPQDEAYYKGGVIKCRDGSGRFSRDQLNDDFCDCPDGTDEPGTSACPEGKFYCKNAGHTPVTIFSSRVNDGICDCCDGSDEYDSNVTCKNTCWEAGKAAREKLKKKIATYKSGVVIRKQEVEKAKEAVAKDEAELAKLKGEEKLLQGLVDRLKEQKRLIEKAEEEERLRKEKEEKRIKEEAEKKATVEKKAQDASQEVDSKETDPPVQEDESKVAEQHDGHATNHDNHVAESGISVEQHGSESQGDSGTVDESPPKESATTSEQDPSSDNPEGLSREELGRMVASRWTGESVNEVSKEDKGHEDEPEIPEPAEESLEDESEIPEPAEENYVGYHSEIEDDRHKYDDEEFDHESEDEYVDDHDEHVESYKSDDDRKGDHHPDLTASEHSSWMNKIQQTVQNVLQKFNFFKTPVDLSEASRVRKEYDDASSKLSKIQSKISTLSEKLKHDFGKDKEFYSFYDQCFESKEGKYTYKVCAYKKATQAEGHSSTNLGRWDKFEESYRVMQFSNGDRCWNGPDRSLKVRLRCGLSNELNDVDEPSRCEYVAVLSTPALCVEEKLKELQNKFDALSSKQPGHDEL; encoded by the exons ATGaggctcctcctcgtcgctgccCTCTTCCTCTGCGCCTCCGCGGCGGCTGCGTCCAAGCCGCCACTCGACACCCTCGGCATCCCCCCGCAAG ATGAGGCGTACTACAAGGGCGGAGTGATCAAGTGCAGGGACGGATCGGGCAGGTTCTCCAGGGACCAGCTCAACGACGATTTCTGCGACTGCCCCGACGGCACCGACGAGCCTG GGACATCCGCGTGCCCTGAGGGGAAATTCTACTGCAAGAATGCAGGCCACACTCCAGTCACCATATTCTCGTCACGAGTGAATGACGGCATTTGTG ATTGCTGTGATGGGAGCGACGAATATGATAGCAATGTGACCTGTAAGAACACTTGCTGGGAGGCTGGCAAGGCGGCAAGAGAGAAATTGAAGAAGAAAATCGCTACGTACAAAAGCGGTGTCGTTATTCGGAAACAGGAAGTTGAAAAGGCAAAAGAGGCTGTTGCTAAAGATGAAGCGGAGCTAGCAAAGTTGAAGGGTGAAGAGAAATTACTCCAAGGACTTGTCGACAGGCTCAAAG AGCAAAAGAGATTAATAGAGAAGGCAGAGGAAGAAGAGCGTCtaaggaaagagaaggaagagaagagaaTAAAAGAAGaagctgaaaagaaagccactgTGGAAAAGAAAGCACAGGATGCTTCTCAGGAAGTAGATTCTAAGGAAACTGACCCCCCTGTGCAAGAAGATGAAAGCAAG GTAGCTGAACAACACGATGGGCATGCCACGAACCATGACAATCATGTAGCAGAAAGCGGGATATCTGTTGAGCAG CATGGTTCTGAAAGCCAAGGTGATAGTGGAACTGTAGATGAATCACCACCGAAGGAGTCTGCAACTACTTCTGAACAG GATCCTAGCTCTGACAATCCTGAGGGTTTGTCAAGGGAGGAGTTAGGTCGTATGGTGGCTTCTCGCTGGACTGGAGAGAGTGTAAATGAGGTTAGTAAAGAAGATAAGGGACATGAAGATGAACCTGAAATACCAGAACCAGCAGAAGAATCACTTGAAGATGAATCAGAAATACCAGAACCCGCCGAAGAAAATTATGTTGGTTATCATTCAGAAATTGAGGACGACAGGCATAAATATGACGATGAAGAGTTCGATCATGAATCAGAAGATGAATATGTTGATGATCATGATGAGCATGTTGAATCTTATAAATCTGATGATGACCGGAAAGGTGATCACCATCCAG ATTTAACTGCATCAGAACATTCCTCATGGATGAACAAAATTCAGCAGACTGTACAAAATGTTCTTCAAAAATTCAACTTTTTCAAGACCCCTGTGGATTTATCAG AGGCTTCTCGTGTTCGCAAGGAGTATGATGATGCCAGCTCAAAGCTTTCAAAAATCCAGTCCAAGATATCCACACTATCTGAGAAGCTAAAACACGACTTTG GTAAGGACAAGGAGTTCTATTCCTTTTATGATCAGTGCTTTGAGAGCAAGGAGGGCAA GTATACTTACAAGGTCTGTGCATACAAGAAAGCAACACAAGCTGAAGGACACAGTTCCACCAACCTGGG GCGTTGGGACAAATTTGAAGAATCATACCGAGTTATGCAGTTTTCAAACGGGGACCGATGCTGGAACGGCCCAGACCGAAGCCTGAAA GTTAGGCTTAGATGTGGGCTGAGCAATGAGCTTAATGATGTTGATGAGCCTAGCCGATGCGA GTATGTGGCTGTATTGTCAACTCCCGCACTTTGCGTTGAGGAGAAACTGAAG GAGCTGCAAAACAAATTTGACGCCTTGTCTTCGAAACAGCCCGGACATGACGAGCTCTAA
- the LOC117858892 gene encoding E3 ubiquitin-protein ligase SIRP1 has translation MAEQAAAGSYWCHMCTVAVRPAQGEAEMKCPHCHSGFLEEMETARGAAAADGGGGGALTEVYPGADRPSSIWAHAILSSGDSSARRRRSRRQPEPGGGDVHDWDEHELTRRRRRVSAFLRLLHEVRERQLQRLEAAAGVAIEGDQLTPFGRSLFIGAAGGAATAEHGVALGDYFLGNGLDALVQQLAEGDAGRQGTPPAKKEAVEAMPTVEIAGSNGDDAASCPVCLEDYAPGERAREMPCRHKFHANCIVPWLEMHSSCPVCRFQLPADDNKSSCGGGGDGDSGGYVSVDAYNEGNDNGGGDGGAGSAGNAEPERISVAEAEERGRRLTAGVAEADESGRRLPASLQWLNSLFSPSGGSSSSSQHWED, from the coding sequence atggcggagcAGGCGGCCGCCGGGAGCTACTGGTGCCACATGTGCACCGTGGCGGTGAGGCCCGCACAGGGCGAGGCGGAGATGAAGTGCCCGCACTGCCACAGCGGCTTCCTCGAGGAGATGGAGACCgcccgcggcgcggccgcggccgacggcggcggcggcggcgcgttgaCCGAAGTGTACCCTGGCGCGGACCGCCCGAGCTCCATCTGGGCGCACGCCATCCTCAGCTCGGGCGACAgctctgcccgccgccgccgcagccggcgccAGCCGGAGCCCGGCGGCGGAGACGTCCACGACTGGGACGAGCACGAGTtgacgcggcgccggcgccgcgtctCCGCGTTCCTGCGGCTCCTGCACGAGGTCCGGGAGCGCCAGCTGCAGCGCCtggaggcggccgccggcgtcgccatCGAGGGCGACCAGCTGACGCCTTTCGGCCGGAGCCTCTTCATCGGCGCcgctggcggcgccgccaccgccgagcaTGGCGTGGCGCTGGGCGACTACTTCCTCGGCAACGGCCTCGACGCTCTGGTGCAGCAGCTGGCCGAGGGCGACGCGGGGCGCCAAGGCACGCCGCCGGCCAAGAAGGAGGCCGTCGAGGCGATGCCAACCGTCGAGATCGCCGGCAGCAacggcgacgacgcggccagCTGCCCGGTCTGCCTGGAGGACTACGCGCCCGGCGAGCGCGCCCGGGAGATGCCCTGCAGGCACAAGTTCCATGCCAACTGCATCGTGCCGTGGCTGGAGATGCACAGCTCCTGCCCCGTCTGCCGGTTCCAGCTGCCGGCCGACGACAATAAGAGctcatgcggcggcggcggcgacggcgacagcgGTGGCTACGTCAGCGTCGATGCTTATAACGAAGGCAATGACAatggcggcggggatggcgggGCAGGGTCCGCCGGCAATGCTGAGCCCGAGCGCATCAGCGTTGCGGAAGCCGAAGAGAGGGGCAGGCGGCTGACGGCAGGCGTTGCGGAAGCCGACGAGAGCGGCAGGCGGCTGCCGGCGTCCCTACAGTGGCTCAACAGCCTGTTCTCGCcgtccggcggcagcagcagcagctcgcaGCACTGGGAGGATTGA